A window of the Echeneis naucrates chromosome 3, fEcheNa1.1, whole genome shotgun sequence genome harbors these coding sequences:
- the trip4 gene encoding activating signal cointegrator 1 codes for MSDALLQWCVDQLHHQFGLEACEDIVQYILSIETAEEIEEYMGDLLQGTDGIKRQFIDELISRWTMIQRQTSDTTSLFLLKESMSSADSHDLAKDTQKKSKRKGRNKQEVMTVCQTEPEPEAVKTPIDLMRAQEHSSNSSPKKKNKFVSLYAKEGQDRLAVLLPGRHACDCLAQKHKLINNCIACGRIVCEQEGSGPCLFCGKLVCTKEEQEILQRDSNKSQKLRKKLMGDCVQRDYLPHQEAKMKAGLEKAVQHKDKLLEYDKNSVRRTQVLDDESDYFATESNQWLSPSERNKLRKKEEELRELRHASRKDRKITLDFAGRQVIEEGNNLSEYYSKLDETLKAMSSDPKSLLYSERQGGKQTFRELVNPNILQSAPEFVNVGCGENYKRNTHQQKSLADDRRGEQLIKLRLQDKELQEMSDGGWCLSMHQPWASLLVKGIKRVEGRTWYTSHRGRLWIAAAAKKPTSQEITEVENIYRHIYKKEPRFPKDYPTGCLLGCVNVTDCLSQDQFRAQFPDTCEESASPFVFICTNPQELLVKFPMKGKHKIWKLESHYHQGAKKGLVPSPAD; via the exons ATGTCGGACGCTTTGCTGCAGTGGTGTGTGGACCAGCTACACCACCAGTTTGGACTGGAGGCCTGCGAAGACATCGTCCA GTACATTCTGTCCATTGAAACAGCTGAGGAGATAGAAGAGTACATGGGAGACCTCCTGCAGGGCACTGATGGGATAAAAAGGCAGTTTATAGATGAACTCATCAGCAGATGGACGATGATTCAGAGACAGACCTCAGATACTACAAGTCTTTTCCTTCTCAAAGAATCAATGTCATCAGCAG ATTCTCACGACCTGGCTAAAGATACCCAGAAAAAGTCAAAACGCAAGGGACgtaacaaacaggaagtgatgactGTGTGTCAAACAGAACCTGAGCCAGAGGCAGTGAAAACCCCCATCGATCTGATGAGG GCCCAGGAACACAGCAGCAATTCCtcaccaaagaagaaaaataagtttgtcagtctttatgctaaagAGGGCCAGGACAGGCTTGCTGTCTTACTTCCCGGTAGACATGCCTGTGATTGCCTTGCTCAAAAGCACAAACTCATCAACAACTGCATTGCCTGTGGTCGCattgtgtgtgagcaggaaGGCTCAGGACCCTGCCTCTTCTGTGGAAAGCTG GTCTGCACAAAGGAGGAGCAAGAGATCCTGCAAAGAGACTCCAACAAAAGCCAGAAACTAAGAAAGAAGCTTATGGGAG ACTGTGTGCAAAGAGATTACCTCCCACACCAGGAGGCCAAGATGAAGGCTGGCTTGGAGAAGGCTgtgcagcacaaagacaaactgctggaatatgacaagaacag TGTCAGAAGAACACAAGTCCTAGATGACGAGTCTGATTACTTTGCTACGGAGTCCAACCAGTGGCTGTCACCCAGTGAGAGAAACAAGctgagaaagaaggaggaggagcttaGAGAACTCCGACACGCTTCTCGAAAGGACAGGAAGATCACATTGGACTTTGCTGGTAGACAAGTGATTGAAGAAGGAAACAACCTCAGCGAATACTACAGCAA GTTGGATGAGACACTGAAGGCTATGAGCAGTGACCCCAAATCTCTGCTATATTCTGAGAGACAAGGTGGAAAGCAGACCTTCAGAGAGCTGGTGAACCCTAACATTTTGCAGTCGGCACCGGAG TTTGTGAACGTTGGTTGTGGTGAAAActacaaaagaaacacacaccagcaaaaGAGTTTGGCAGATGACAGGAGAGGAGAACAACTTATCAAGCTGCGGCTCCaagacaaagagctgcaggagaTGTCTGACGGTGGCTGGTGCCTCAGTATGCACCAACCATGGGCATCACTGCTGGTCAAAGGCATCAAGAG GGTAGAGGGCCGTACTTGGTACACATCACACCGAGGTCGTCTATGGattgctgctgcagccaagaAACCCACCTCTCAGGAGATCACTGAGGTGGAAAACATTTACCGCCATATCTATAAGAAAG AGCCCAGATTCCCTAAAGACTACCCCACTGGCTGCCTGTTGGGCTGCGTCAATGTGACCGACTGCCTCTCTCAGGATCAGTTCAGAGCTCAG TTCCCTGATACCTGTGAAGAGTCAGCTTCCCcatttgtcttcatctgcaCCAAccctcaggagctgctggtgaaATTCCCCATGAAAGGGAAGCACAAAATCT